From Euwallacea similis isolate ESF13 chromosome 11, ESF131.1, whole genome shotgun sequence, the proteins below share one genomic window:
- the LOC136412265 gene encoding cytokine receptor-like factor 3, whose product MTSVGNEAQKEVWETLALAREYIKNLNNLKLKLDGLQHQVASTYQESEQNIKRAFSDIREYFCGKLDEREKQLLNKAAKIKEEGLQPLHLCGNIITNSLESALDMIKEGSTLPPNNTEKTVHFLERCSGLGTLPALPRHEKVPYISFYPELVFKEEISLFINNFGEVFKIAPIQINYIEEKPGALLVKWDRSWETNGEYQNADIEEFKLQRTFGDVTKDNNLPVNYIDCYEGSSYEHLLRDIQISQPYTFRVCCKFSGLTQWSPWSFPKVGITKIPCLAWKPSPGLILSNENKIVSLKENVGTIIVSEADLILENSVEFTILEVDSKSELVLGLTYAKHNDMTMERIVQKGVLIDNNGKIFICGREKRTNLPKVTQGTKICFKTESFKSNLARVDIDCHDKSVTYYWDCDECCAFTIFCRMTSTKCKVMVE is encoded by the exons ATGACTTCAGTTGGCAATGAAGCACAGAAGGAAGTATGGGAAACACTTGCCTTAGCCAGAGAGTATATCaagaatttaaacaatttgaaattgaaattagatGGCCTTCAACATCAAGTTGCTTCCACCTATCAAGAATCTGAGCAGAATATCAAAAGGGCATTCTCTGATATAAGGGAATATTTTTGCGGAAAATTAGATGAAAGGGAAAAGCAGTTGCTTAACAAGGCAGCAAAG ataaaagaAGAAGGATTACAACCATTACACTTATGTGGAAACATTATCACAAATAGCCTTGAAAGTGCTTTAGATATGATAAAGGAAGGTTCAACCCTACCACCAAATAACACCGAAAAAACTGTTCACTTTTTGGAGCGCTGCTCTGGTTTAGGAACCCTTCCTGCCTTGCCTCGACATGAAAAAGTGCCTTATATAAGCTTTTATCCTGAATTAGTATTCAAAGAAgaaatttctttgtttataaataattttggagAAGTTTTTAAGATTGCCCCAATTCAG ATAAATTACATAGAAGAGAAACCAGGAGCTCTACTTGTGAAATGGGATAGATCATGGGAAACAAATGGTGAATACCAAAATGCTGATATTGAAGAATTTAAGTTACAAAGGACCTTTGGTGATGTTACTAAAGATAATAATTTGCCTGTAAATTATATTGATTGTTATGAAG gTTCTTCCTATGAGCATTTATTAAGAGATATTCAAATATCTCAGCCATATACTTTCCGGGTTTGTTGTAAATTTTCTGGATTGACCCAATGGAGTCCGTGGTCGTTTCCTAAAGTTGGAATAACTAAAATTCCATGTTTGGCCTGGAAACCTTCACCAGGATTAATTTTatctaatgaaaataaaatcgtatCGTTAAAAGAGAACGTCGGGACGATTATTGTATCTGAGGCCGATTTGATCTTGGAAAATTCCGTTGAATTTACA ATTTTAGAAGTGGATAGCAAGTCCGAATTAGTACTTGGTTTGACATATGCTAAGCACAATGATATGACAATGGAGAGAATTGTTCAGAAAGGTGTTCTGATTGACAACAacggtaaaatttttatttgtggacGGGAAAAGCGCACAAATCTTCCTAAAGTTACGCAAGGGACGAAG atATGTTTTAAAACTGAATCCTTCAAAAGCAATCTAGCTAGAGTTGATATTGACTGCCACGACAAAAGTGTGACTTATTATTGGGACTGTGATGAATGCTGTGCCTTCACCATATTCTGTCGAATGACTAGTACAAAATGCAAAGTCATGGTtgaataa
- the LOC136412108 gene encoding uncharacterized protein: MERYHIIKLGLAFTFYAAYCVRPMLVHSLQRDNAVDNNPDPGLEYFQFFQGVEGRPGTDFPVYSYIPKTSFSCKGIESGYYADLETGCQVFHICEDGRKISFLCPNGTIFQQAELICEWWNKVNCTNSPSLYEESAERLLNDVARRKASRRVGINNNHTPNHGAVMRTEEKSSARASKNSQDLPATQRPHIKNHRIPDNNDIEHQIEQAESNNRHLANAQNLIQFSQKDLFGHQQQKLYDNHNYNDDQTTRTRLRQSKKDIDKDTGNFLNTNYDQPVRRDSKKIQNHRNNQNSGDNSQDKIESLKEYHVQFASFKDEVSTTTKPFVLNSFRQGFYDKTGKTTDKFLINPSETVTKSNIITSTNTASPTRKFAYGSTVKERFNSYDARPPQTSSIISGNNNRGNVKFNIPKSDNIVTTYSPLARKTQENFVLPPFPKHKSELAESENKVNLQGNQNQLFGTHIDSEETQIPEESSSFAKSGFNSISDRSKSSYANHRDTYSEVKELNTLQAPKKTPISSITPHLVTTQPINNGKPFVGSRVGTTWLPNQPTTQSKYTYLPTSTKPTVIFGVIRHSTTSKTPYSNFNSRNIDNTLPAIETSTPVTNSLPTDLFNVGRTDTTLKVNIVPDFISTTAVPQNIFIPQQGSLNLGQNSAPVNEPPFIKKTVPLFYQSSTEKTIDQATVYGSYPSSTPRIYGSIRNTIYSPTVPTVTKSSLSRGRTSKTYNNTVPIRFNQGQDKISIHLSKNIGGSTRPNNLNNLKVGTVFRVSDNDASKGSTFAPETDFFVTKGAYDGPVKSKVEKPRPFSKFGDKDTTNQDGLPTAFPTYHISSARPFAATDTTKPSPISNQSSTNFDVYNNIDNMIGILQEIANFSAEKEKIGQGLSIPPSVSPQTLHSLAQYFASELENNETHSDLKEDNKEKLTTLLTAMTVHGYNKLFNAASSTNNSVELETTTISVASKIGGEASIVTPESENPTGNTKDSDGDLLSTTSLPELRQLARNFSLALSSYLNDPGNFRKNLESLRPTEPPPLDSSDIIESSTTEDELLNFSDADIRPSTPAVPSPTWGYILASEERKGGTQEDVKNSLAPDLHTADSQSFVPRFNHLQSDEKRSGFTVLPPNHWTSSTHATKLWQKALSVNPSLVNDNLETTTSPSISSEQTTESELFSTDVLPDLVEPISEITYDLRELPPLSLNSTQVHGILIDFMNHTKSDGDNRLNRILKKLNTSEEEFLNRMKEIESNPLTKRLILLLISECGANITQDLGISASNHQQNVVTKDSKPDFGARIDSRNFKATRNVENHSLGQLVDPYLSEDQQDARALQLLNSLYSIASRFGKKR, encoded by the exons ATGGAGAGGTACCACATCATAAAATTGG gaCTGGCCTTCACCTTCTACGCAGCTTATTGTGTCAGACCAATG TTAGTTCACAGTCTTCAAAGGGATAATGCAGTGGACAACAATCCAGATCCCGGCTTGGAATACTTTCAATTCTTTCAAGGAGTAGAAGGAAGGCCAGGAACAGATTTTCCTGTTTATTCGTATATACCTAAAACATCGTTTAGCTGCAAAGGGATTGAAAGTGGATATTATGCAGATCTGGAAACTGGCTGCCAG GTATTCCATATTTGCGAAGACGGTAGGAAAATCTCATTCCTCTGCCCAAATGGGACAATTTTCCAGCAAGCTGAATTGATATGCGAGTGGTGGAATAAAGTTAATTGCACTAATTCTCCTAGTTTATACGAGGAAAGCGCTGAAAGGCTTTTAAATGATGTAGCTCGGAGGAAGGCTTCGAGAAGAGTGggaataaataata ACCACACTCCGAACCATGGAGCGGTAATGAGAACTGAGGAAAAATCCTCAGCCCGAGCCAGTAAAAATAGTCAAGACTTACCAGCAACTCAAAGACCACACATCAAGAACCACAGAATTCCTGATAACAACGACATTGAGCATCAAATAGAGCAGGCTGAGTCGAACAACAGACACTTGGCAAATGcacaaaatttgattcaatTCTCGCAGAAAGATTTATTTGGGCATCAGCAGCAGAAACTCTATGACAATCACAACTATAATGATGATCAGACGACTCGAACAAGATTAAGACAGAGTAAAAAGGATATTGATAAAGATActggaaactttttgaatacCAACTATGATCAGCCTGTGAGAAGAGATTCTAAGAAGATTCAAAATCATAGAAATAATCAGAATTCTGGAGATAACAGCCAAGACAAGATTGAGTCTCTTAAAGAGTATCATGTACAGTTTGCTTCTTTCAAAGATGAAGTATCAACCACTACCAAACCGTTTGTTTTGAATAGCTTCAGACAGGGTTTTTATGATAAGACTGGTAAAACTACAgacaaatttctaattaacCCATCAGAAACGGTTACCAAGAGCAATATAATTACATCTACGAATACTGCATCACCAACAAGAAAATTTGCCTACGGATCCACAGTAAAAGAAAGGTTCAACAGCTATGATGCCCGACCACCTCAAACATCATCAATTATTAGTGGGAATAATAACAGAGGAAACGTAAAATTCAACATTCCAAAATCGGACAACATTGTAACTACCTACTCTCCATTAGCAAGAAAGACTCAGGAAAATTTTGTCCTTCCTCCATTCCCTAAACATAAGTCTGAGTTGGCTGAATCAGagaataaagtaaatttacaAGGAAACCAAAATCAACTTTTCGGAACTCATATCGACTCAGAAGAGACGCAAATTCCAGAAGAATCTTCTTCATTTGCCAAGAGTGGATTTAATAGCATTTCAGACAGATCCAAATCATCTTATGCCAACCATCGAGATACATATTCAGAAGTTAAAGAATTGAATACTCTTCAAGCGCCAAAAAAGACTCCTATATCATCAATTACTCCTCATCTTGTGACTACTCAACCCATCAATAATGGGAAGCCATTTGTTGGGAGTAGAGTTGGTACTACTTGGCTGCCAAACCAACCAACTACGCAATCAAAGTACACGTATCTGCCCACTAGCACCAAACCTACAGTAATATTCGGAGTGATTCGTCATAGCACCACATCGAAAACTCCttatagtaattttaattcaagaaaTATTGACAATACTTTGCCAGCTATAGAAACATCAACTCCTGTGACGAATTCATTGCCCACTGACTTATTTAATGTTGGAAGGACTGATACCACTCTCAAAGTAAATATTGTGCCTGACTTCATTAGCACTACTGCAGTTcctcaaaatatctttatacCGCAACAAGGATCCCTCAACCTGGGTCAAAATTCTGCACCTGTGAATGAACCGCCTTTCATTAAGAAAACAGTCCCACTTTTTTACCAAAGCAGTACTGAGAAAACTATAGACCAAGCTACAGTCTATGGAAGCTATCCGTCAAGTACTCCTAGAATTTATGGGTCAATAAGGAATACCATTTATAGCCCTACAGTACCTACAGTCACTAAAAGCTCATTATCCAGAGGAAGAACTTCGAAGACGTATAACAATACAGTACCAATAAGGTTTAATCAAGGACAGGACAAAATATCGATTCATCTATCAAAGAATATTGGTGGTTCAACCAGGCCTAACAATCTCAATAACTTGAAGGTTGGGACTGTATTTAGGGTTTCTGATAATGACGCCTCCAAAGGGTCGACTTTTGCTCCAGAAACTGATTTTTTCGTCACTAAAGGTGCTTATGATGGTCCTGTTAAGTCCAAAGTCGAGAAACCCAGACCATTTTCGAAGTTTGGTGATAAAG ATACAACAAACCAAGATGGTCTGCCAACAGCTTTTCCTACTTATCATATATCAAGCGCCAGACCTTTTGCAGCTACAGATACAACTAAACCATCACCAATTTCCAATCAGTCGTCTACCAATTTTGATGTATACAATAATATTGACAACATGATTGGAATACTTCAGGAAATTGCCAATTTTAGCGCAGAGAAGGAGAAAATTGGACAAG gaCTGTCTATTCCTCCGTCGGTGAGTCCTCAAACGCTGCACTCTCTAGCTCAATACTTTGCCAGtgaattggaaaataatgaaacacaCAGCGATCTAAAGGAAGACAACAAGGAGAAATTAACTACTTTATTAACTGCCATGACCGTGCATGG ATATAACAAACTCTTCAATGCTGCATCTTCTACGAATAACTCTGTGGAATTAGAAACTACCACTATTTCTGTGGCTTCAAAAATAGGTGGTGAAGCAAGTATTGTAACACCAGAATCAGAAAATCCAA CTGGCAACACCAAAGACAGTGATGGGGATTTACTCTCTACAACATCTCTTCCAGAGCTTCGACAACTAGCCAGAAACTTCTCTTTGGCTTTATCCAGCTATCTGAATGATCCAGGCAACTTTAGGAAAAATCTGGAGAGTTTAAGACCAACTGAACCTCCACCGCTAGATAGTAGTGATATCATCGAATCTA GCACAACAGAAGATGAACTTCTGAACTTCTCAGACGCAGATATCAGACCTAGTACCCCAGCAGTACCGTCTCCCACCTGGGGATATATTTTAGCATCTGAAGAACGCAAAGGTGGTACTCAAGAGGACGTTAAGAACTCATTAGCTCCAGATTTGCACACTGCTGATTCTCAATCGTTCGTGCCCAGGTTTAACCATTTACAGAGTGATGAGAAGAGGAGTGGGTTCACTGTTTTGCCCCCAAATCATTGGACAAGTAGCACTCATGCTACAAAGCTATGGCAGAAGGCCTTATCT gtCAATCCTTCTCTGGTAAATGACAATCTTGAGACCACCACAAGTCCCTCAATATCCAGTGAACAAACAACCGAATCTGAACTTTTTAGCACTGATGTCTTGCCAGATTTAGTGGAACCAATTTCAGAAATTACTTATGATTTAAGGGAGTTGCCTCCATTGTCTCTAAACTCCACTCAA GTTCATGGAATCCTCATTGACTTTATGAACCACACAAAATCAGATGGCGACAACCGTCTTAACAGAATTCTAAAGAAACTCAACACCTCAGAAGAAGAGTTCCTCAATCGTATGAAGGAAATTGAGTCAAATCCTCTAACCAAACGCCTTATTTTATTGCTAATTAGTGAATGTGGGGCTAATATAACCCAAGATTTGGGTATTTCTGCCAGCAACCACCAACAAAATGTCGTAACTAAAGACAGTAAACCTGACTTTGGAGCTAGAATAgattcaagaaattttaaagcaactAGGAATGTGGAAAATCATTCTCTGGGGCAGTTGGTGGATCCATATTTAAGTGAAGATCAGCAAGATGCTAGAGCTCTTCAATTGCTCAACAGTTTGTATTCAATTGCATCCAGATTTGGTAAGAAACGATAG